DNA from Spartinivicinus poritis:
GTTATACAAAGAACAGAGTTGAAATGAAAAACGTTGAGGTCAATAACAAACAAGACTTGCATCTGGAACAACAGGATGCAGCACCAATTTTAGAAGATATTGAGATTGATCTTCTTTGTGAGGGAATTTTTCGTCATTATGGTTTCGATTTTCGCCAGTATGCACGAGCCTCTTTAGCAAGACGAATCAGAAACTTCATGGAACTGGAAAATATCGAGTTCGTTTCAGATTTACAAAATAAGATTTTGCATAACCGACAGGTAATGGAACGATTTTTATTAAACTTGTCAGTTAATGTTACCTCTATGTTTAGAGATGTAGGTATGTATATGACTTTTAGGGAAAAAATTATTCCTATTTTACATACCTATCCCTCCATTCGAATTTGGCATGCAGGTTGTTCTACAGGAGAAGAAGTTTATTCCCTGGCCATACTACTCCAAGAAGAACAACTTGCTGACAAGGCAACCATCTATGCCACAGATATCAATGAAGCAGCCATTAAAAAAGCCAAAGCAGGCATTTTCCCTTTACAAGTGATGCAAGAATATACAACTAATTACCTTAAAGCAGGGGGCAAACAAGAGTTTTCTCGCTATTATACAGCCAAATATGAGCATGCTATTTTATCGCCAGAATTGCGCAGTAGAGTCGTCTTTGCAAAGCATAACTTAGTAACAGATAGCTCTTTTAACGAGTTTACTGTGATTTTTTGCCGCAATGTCATGATTTATTTTAATGAAGAGTTACGCAGCCATGTACACCAACTTTTATATAACAGTCTTTGCCGATTCGGTACATTAATTCTTGGTTCCCAAGAAACCATAAGATTCACACCAATTCACCTGCAATATAAAATACTAGACGAGCAGCACAGTATTTTTCAAAAGCGCATTTAAAAGTACTTAATCGCAACATCTAATCAAAAACACTCCAAATGAAGGAAATAAAATTTCACTATACTGAAGGGGTATTTATAAACATAATTCGAGAACAGTCTATAAGAATGACTATCAATTATCGTACACACTCACTTTTATACGAAATACTCTTTATGATTTCAAGCAAGTAAGATTATTACTAAAAATCATACACTCAATCTTTTCATGATTGATATTGACTTTTTTCATCACAGTCTTTAGAAACAAAACAAGTTACAAATCTTAACAACCTAGTCAGCTTTTGGAGAGTACACTTTGGTATATGGTTAAATATGGATAGCTTCTAGTGACAACACGACTTAACGGCCATTCATAATGAGGTATATACTCGCAGTGAAGAGTATAACAA
Protein-coding regions in this window:
- a CDS encoding CheR family methyltransferase yields the protein MKNVEVNNKQDLHLEQQDAAPILEDIEIDLLCEGIFRHYGFDFRQYARASLARRIRNFMELENIEFVSDLQNKILHNRQVMERFLLNLSVNVTSMFRDVGMYMTFREKIIPILHTYPSIRIWHAGCSTGEEVYSLAILLQEEQLADKATIYATDINEAAIKKAKAGIFPLQVMQEYTTNYLKAGGKQEFSRYYTAKYEHAILSPELRSRVVFAKHNLVTDSSFNEFTVIFCRNVMIYFNEELRSHVHQLLYNSLCRFGTLILGSQETIRFTPIHLQYKILDEQHSIFQKRI